From Lolium perenne isolate Kyuss_39 chromosome 5, Kyuss_2.0, whole genome shotgun sequence, a single genomic window includes:
- the LOC127301845 gene encoding probable LRR receptor-like serine/threonine-protein kinase At1g67720: MIPFSLLAVVLVVGFPIHGADALSGYQINCGAGAEQVAGNVTWLPDARFIAVGNATDIPSLPAAPMLASLRYFPDASARKHCYVLPAAKSAKYLIRTTYYYGGFDGGAAPPVFDQIIDGTRWSQVDTAADYAAGRATYFEAVVVAAGKALSVCLARNAATAPGSSPFISALEVVPLDDSVYNATDFASYALSTIARHSFGHDGSIISDGDQFNRYWQPYSDGVSPVVESQGSVSPGAFWNRPPEDVFRRGVTASRGNVLELQWPPAPLPTASYYLALYFQDNRTPSPLSWRVFDVAVNGQPFFAGLNVSAAGSMVYGAEWPLSGQTKITLTPAPDSPVGPVINAAELMMVVPLGGRTHPRDVIGMETLARGFANPPSDWSGDPCLPVGNSWTGVSCTEGPLARVTALNLTNFSVGGSISDHIANMTAISSIWLVGNNLTGPIPDMSPLHHLSSLHLENNQLTGPMPPLLGDLPKLQELFVQNNNLQGTIPNNLRNRAGIAFQYTPGNNLS, from the exons ATGATCCCCTTCTCCCTCCTCGCCGTCGTGCTCGTCGTCGGCTTCCCAATCCATGGCGCCGACGCTCTCTCAG GGTACCAGATAAACTGCGGCGCCGGCGCGGAGCAGGTGGCCGGGAACGTGACATGGCTCCCCGACGCGCGGTTCATCGCCGTCGGCAACGCCACCGACATCCCGTCCCTCCCGGCCGCGCCGATGCTCGCCTCGCTCCGCTACTTCCCGGACGCGTCGGCCCGGAAGCACTGCTACGTGCTCCCCGCGGCGAAGAGCGCCAAGTACCTCATCCGCACAACGTACTACTACGGCGGGTTCGACGGCGGCGCGGCGCCGCCCGTGTTCGACCAGATCATCGACGGCACGCGGTGGAGCCAGGTGGACACGGCGGCCGACTACGCGGCCGGCCGCGCCACCTACTTCGAGGCCGTCGTGGTCGCGGCCGGGAAGGCCCTCAGCGTGTGCCTGGCCAGGAACGCCGCCACCGCGCCCGGCTCCAGCCCCTTCATCTCCGCGCTCGAGGTGGTGCCGCTCGACGACTCCGTGTACAACGCCACCGACTTCGCCTCCTACGCGCTTAGCACCATCGCGCGCCACAGCTTCGGCCACGACGGCTCCATCATCAG CGATGGCGACCAGTTCAACCGGTACTGGCAGCCGTACAGCGACGGGGTCAGCCCGGTGGTGGAGAGCCAGGGGAGCGTGTCGCCGGGGGCGTTCTGGAACAGGCCGCCCGAGGACGTGTTCCGGCGGGGCGTGACGGCCAGCCGCGGGAACGTCCTCGAGCTGCAGTGGCCGCCGGCGCCGCTGCCCACGGCGAGCTACTACCTGGCGCTCTACTTCCAGGACAACCGGACGCCGAGCCCGCTCAGTTGGAGAGTCTTCGACGTCGCGGTCAACGGCCAGCCCTTCTTCGCCGGCCTCAACGTCTCGGCGGCGGGGTCGATGGTATACGGCGCCGAGTGGCCGCTCTCCGGGCAGACCAAGATCACGCTGACGCCCGCGCCTGACTCGCCGGTCGGGCCGGTGATCAATGCGGCGGAGCTCATGATGGTTGTGCCGCTCGGCGGGAGGACTCACCCTAGAGACG TGATCGGCATGGAGACGCTCGCGAGAGGCTTCGCCAACCCGCCATCGGACTGGAGTGGCGATCCTTGCTTGCCTGTCGGGAACTCATGGACCGGTGTTTCCTGCACTGAAGGTCCGCTTGCTCGAGTAACCGCCCT CAACCTCACCAATTTCAGTGTTGGAGGCTCAATATCTGACCACATTGCCAATATGACTGCAATCTCGAGCAT TTGGCTTGTGGGGAACAACCTGACAGGACCAATTCCGGATATGAGCCCCCTACATCACTTGTCTTCTTT GCACCTGGAGAACAACCAATTGACAGGGCCGATGCCCCCATTGCTGGGAGACCTTCCCAAGCTTCAAGAACT gtttgtGCAGAATAACAATTTACAGGGGACCATTCCGAACAACCTCAGGAACAGAGCGGGCATTGCATTCCA GTATACACCTGGGAATAACCTCAGCTGA
- the LOC127301847 gene encoding protein disulfide-isomerase SCO2 — protein MSPPNPTQLLPLRPSNPSTPLPRRRRPRPPPPAAANTTGAASPQDWFRPRRPADSDPSTSGGRVAARDPGVRARAKDGADERKRRWWERWSRDRESYLVDGVDALPIPLTVPDTDPMSREELDRRLTCDVMVDECKTVSYEWTGKCRSCQGSGLVTYFRKKGKETICTCVPCAGIGYVRKITYREGAENMDELDNGRPP, from the exons ATGAGCCCTCCGAACCCCACGCAGCTGCTCCCCCTGCGCCCCAGCAACCCCTCCACCCCcctgccccgccgccgccgtccccgcCCGCCCCCGCCCGCGGCCGCCAACACCACCGGCGCCGCCTCCCCGCAGGATTGGTTCCGCCCGCGCCGCCCGGCCGACTCCGACCCCTCCACCTCCGGCGGGCGCGTCGCGGCGCGGGACCCGGGCGTGCGCGCCAGGGCCAAGGACGGCGCCGACGAGCGCAAGAGGAGGTGGTGGGAGCGCTGGTCCAGGGACAGGGAGAGCTACCTCGTGGACGGCGTCGACGCGCTCCCCATACCCCTCACCGTCCCGGACACCGACCCCATGTCGCGGGAGGAGCTCGACCGCCGCCTCACCTGCGACGTCATGGTCGAT GAGTGCAAAACTGTTTCGTACGAGTGGACGGGCAAGTGCCGCAGCTGCCAGGGCTCGGGGCTCGTCACCTACTTCAGGAAGAAGGGCAAGGAGACAATCTGCACCTGTGTCCCCtgcgctggaattg GCTACGTTCGGAAAATTACATATCGGGAGGGGGCTGAAAATATGGATGAGTTAGACAATGGGAGACCACCATAA
- the LOC127301846 gene encoding calmodulin-like protein 30, translating into MSHLSILTFKYNLAKLRFKPDRPAGRLLSSKDRLPSDLSMYKLEDDEMRKVFKKIAGESGRVSRGDLQALLQRFEKADAAGEARQMICAADTNKDGYMDLEEFMEVHRNGVQLGDIRRAFFVFDRDRDGRITAEEVMDVLLKLGERCSIEECRKMVKEIDRNHDGFVDMDDFMAMMTRPRKRA; encoded by the coding sequence ATGTCGCACCTGAGCATTCTGACCTTCAAATACAATCTGGCCAAGCTCCGGTTCAAGCCTGACCGGCCAGCCGGAAGGCTGCTGTCCTCCAAGGACCGGCTGCCCTCTGACCTCTCGATGTACAAGCTTGAGGACGACGAGATGAGGAAAGTGTTCAAAAAGATCGCCGGTGAGTCTGGCCGGGTCTCCAGGGGCGATCTTCAGGCGCTCCTGCAGAGGTTCGAGAAAGCTGACGCTGCGGGAGAGGCGCGGCAGATGATCTGTGCTGCCGACACCAACAAGGACGGGTACATGGACCTGGAGGAGTTCATGGAGGTCCACAGGAATGGCGTGCAGCTGGGGGACATACGCCGGGCCTTCTTCGTGTTCGACAGGGACAGAGATGGCAGAATTACTGCAGAGGAGGTGATGGACGTGCTGCTCAAGCTGGGGGAGAGGTGCAGCATCGAGGAATGCCGGAAGATGGTGAAAGAGATCGATAGGAACCATGATGGATTCGTGGACATGGATGATTTCATGGCCATGATGACTCGCCCAAGGAAGAGGGCTTGA